The region AAAATATTTCAGCCTAATCGAAATGTAGATTGTATCACACATTCCAGTGTTGGAACTCTACTAATGTGCCGGTGTCCACAATATAATGATGCCGGGAGCCAggtctaacgcagttccacctaaGACACCATCAAATCAACAGCTATGCGGGTGTCAGCatttaatcccccccccccctcagtgcGGTGGAGCAGGGTACAGGAATGCTGGAGCTGGACTGTCACCTGACCCTGGATGGTCATGTGGTCGTGTCACATGACGATAACCTCCTGAGGCAGACTGGCCATGATGTCACCATCTCCTCCCTAAacctagaggtcagaggtcaaatgtATATTAAGACTATAGAAATAGAATGTAAAACTCCCCTTGATTGTTGCTTGAACTCTTTGTTACCATAGCTATTCTGACCTTAATGTGTATGTATTATAATGTGTATACATGTAGGCCCCTTTTATAATCTGTTCCGTAAACTGTTTGCGCTTTTATAAActgttccatacagaaatgagaCAGTTCATTCATTTTGTAGTATAAAATATGAATTGTGTTTTCTTCTCAGGACTTACCCTTGTATAAGGACAGACTGGAGGTCACGTTTAATGAAGGTATCCActgtaacacatacacacatacactacatggccaaaattaTGTGGACCCCTGGTCGTCAAAcatttaattccaaaatcataggcattaatatggagttgatccccctttgctgctataacagcctccactcttctgggaaggctttccactagatgttggaacattgctgcagtgacttgcttccaatcagccacaagagcattagtgaggttgggcctcgctttgtgcacgggggcattgttttTGATTttaaactttttaaatgtttaattattagtaaaaaaaaattaaaaaagaacccctttttctccccaatttcgtagttagtcttgtctcattgctgcaactcccgtacggacttagggagaggtgaaggtcgagagccgtgtgtcctccgaaacacaacccaaccaagtttcttgacacaatgcccacttaacccggaagccagacgcaccaatgtgtcggaggaaacacccgacacctggcaactgtgtcagcgtgcactgcgcccggcccgccacaggagtcgctaatgcacgatgggacaaggatatccctgcagggcaaaccctcccctaacccggacgacactggaccaattgtgcgccacaccATGGGTCTCTGAGTTGCCGCCGGCTGCGACCGagtctggactcgaacccagaatctctagtggcacagctagcactgcgatgcagtgccctagaccWCTGTGCCAATCGGGAGGTCcgcacgggggcattgttatgctgaaacatgaaagggccttccccaaactgttgccacaaagttggaaaggGGGAAGCACAGAATCYCCtagagaatgtcattgtatgcggtagcattaagatttcccttcactggaactaaggggcctagcccgaaccatgaaaaacagccccagggcattattcctcctccaccaaactttacagttggcactatgcattcggacaggtagcgttctcctggcatctggcAAACCCAGATGTGTCCGTCAGGCTGCCAGATGGTAAATTGTGCTTCATCACTKCAGAGYacgcgtttccactgctccagagtccaatgacggtgagctttacaccactccagctgacgcttggcattgcgcatggtgatcttaggcttgtgtgtgtcttCTRggccatggaaacccatttccagacgaacagttattgtactgatgttgcttccagaggcagtttgaaacttggtagtgagtgttgcaaccaaagacagacgatttttacaggctatgcgcttcagcactctgttgtcctgtgagcttgtgtacCACTTGGTGGCTATGCCATTGTTgcgcctagacgtttccacttcacaataacaYCACTtatagttgactggggcagctctaacagggcagaaatttgaRGAKctgacttgttggaaaggtgccacattgaaagtcactgagctcttcagtacgggccattttactgccaatgtttgtcaaRggagattgcatggctgtgtgcttgattttatacacctgtcagaacaggtgtggcagaaatagccaaatccactaatttgaagggtgtccacatatacttttggtgatgtagtgtgtCTCAATCAGACAGACAGCGTCATTGCATCAATGCTGCGTAATAAATTCAATTTTTTCATGATGTAATCCGAAGTTTTTTGTGGCTGCGTGTGCAGCAAAAGTTCCACATTCACCCTTTGCTACTGTTTCTGTCAAGTCTAAGCATACAATTTTATGCATACGTTGCACCACACYACACACTGCAACTACCTCTGCAACTCAATGCTGCAAGGCGAACGCAGCTTTCCATTGGAAATtcatgtacttctggtgtaccaaaatacAACGACGCTGTCAGCCTAATCCaggcaatacacacacagagacacacactcatCCACCATACTTCTCTGACAGAAGTGGGTCAATGGCATAGACAAATGCTCCTTGTGAGGTTTCGCACCAATGTGTATGTGCGTatatgcgtgcatgcatgtgtgtattatCATGACATTCACTACCTCACCCTtctccctcccatcccctcccTATCTTCCTTCCTTTCCCACACCAGGCKGCTACAGCACCGGAACAGACAGGAAGTTCACCCTGTTGGAGGAAGTGTTCAGGAAGTTCCCTAAYATGCCAGTCAACATCGAAATCAAAGAAGACAACAGCTTGCTGATGGAGAAAGTACAYGACTAAGCAGAAAtgaatcaaatccaactttatttaaaCTTTACACTTTACATTGTTTTAAGGTGACCCCATTYagctaaatccaatcaaattCAACTTTATAAATATAGCAGTGAGCAGCAATGAARGGGGTTCACAGGAggacagaaaggacacaagatagttggataacaaagcaagcactatatcatgtaggaactatcttcctttGTGCAATCAGTGAAAGCATTACCATGGTTATCGCTCAATACCACAAGGATGAAGACATCTATAGTGCCACCAACTGGTTCAGTGCAGCCATCTAAGGTTGCAGTGACTTTATAGTCACACAGCTTCTAAGGACATATACATTGGTTTACATACCAAATTTCATGGCCCCATTTCTATCGGTTCAGTTCTTATAGCCCTGGTGTWATATGGTGCCATCTAGTTGTGTAACGTGGCCGACTTTGAATGCAGCAACTAATTATTCTCCAATTCATTAGAGGTTAATTCATTGAGTCCATACCAAATCTGGAGTCAATATGATTTATGGTTCGTGAGAAGATTTGTGTTTTTAGCATTAGCATATGTGCTAACGTGCATTTATAGGTACAGTGCAGCCATATTTGAATTTAACAACTAAAACCATTAAAGACTGARGTCATGAGTCTAAATATAAAATCTGGACATAATCTGACATATGGTTCACGAGGAGAAGACGATTGCAGATGTTTATGAGCATAAGCATTCCATATGCAAAGAAGGAGTTGTTAAGTTCTTCTTTTTTGAGTAATCAATACCAATTTCAGTGTGGTTCATCTTACAGACGTCCATGATAGcagtttcaagttgataggccattGTGAAGTGGATTTAAATGGACACACAAAATCWgatttttgatttgtcattaacCAATCACTTAGCTTGGTGTTATTTGGACTTGTTTTTCAAAGATTTTCCAAAATTCTCAAGATGGWTGAAAAAAATATCCTGACAGGCCTTATGGGTCCTCGAGGCAAATTTGTTCAGCATGAGGAAAGACACCTAAGTCAAACGGGGCGGTGGATATGAGGGTTTAAATGAGACCGCTTATAACATTGTCACCTATAAGCCAATCGGTACCATTCTTTTTGACACATTTTACTCATGGTCTTTGTGTGCCAAATTAGGAAAAAAGTTaccaatctatgcttgagttatttgaccatgtcagGAAAAAAGGAATCTAACAATAATAGGTTTCACAGCTTCACTGAATGTTTGAGTCACAGACAACGAATaactcccctctccctttctgccCCGGTCTCtcttctatcgctctctctctcgctccatacCTTCTTCAATCTCTCTCAGGCGTCCAACATGGTGAAACAGTATGATAGAGAGGACCTCACAGTGTGGGCGACTGTAGACTCTACCATTATGAAAAAGTGCCGCAGAACTGTAAGTGTCAACTAGGGGAAGATACAATAAACTGAACCAGGGGTCTAACTCCAACTCCTGTCCTAGGAAGGGATATTTTCTTGCACTCGCTcaacccaccctctctcttccctgtccctCCTGCTCTCTTCTATCccgttcctccatctctccctctcctctcacctctctctctctctctctgctctccctctctccttgtaGAACTCCACCATGCCCTATAGTTTCAGTATGAGACGAGGGCTGCAGCTGCTCCTCCTTTACTACAGCGGCCTGCTGCCCTTTGTACCGCTGGGAGAGAGCTTCCTGCAGTTCTACCTTCCCCGCATCattaacaggtgtgtgtgtgtgcacgtgtgtgtcatgtatgtttttttgcatatggGTTCCAAAGATAATGTGCTGATATAGTACCCATCTGACTTCACCATCATCTGTTATGTCTGTGCATGGATGTGTGTGGTCACATGTTTATCTTTGAGTATAGGTGCAGACGGATGTGTGGTGACAGAGAGCTTTCTATTGTTCTTTCTCTGGCAaccctgtgtttgtgtatgtcgtAAATTGTAACTGTATCATATAATCTCATTCTATTTGTGCAGGACATATATTCCTGAGGAGCGTCTTCTGAAGAACAGAATGGTCATCTATCTGATAGAWAAGTGGGTACATTTACTACAGTAAAAAAGCAGTTCCCTTTCCCTACTAAAACCAACAGACTATATACACTGTTCAAAAYAAATWaagggaacacttaaacaacacaatgtaactccaagtcaatcacacttctgtgaaatcaaactgtccacttaggaagcaacactgattgacaataaatttcacatgctgttttgGTGCAATGGGAATAGAAAAGGTggagaaattataggcaattagcaagaaccccaataaaggagtggttctgcaggtggtgacacagaccacttctcagttctatgcttcctggctgatgttttggtcaattttgaatgctggcggtgctttatctctagtggtagcatgagacgggagTCTACAAACCACACAAGTGGGCCAGAGTGGTGGCActtatccaggatggcacatcaatgcgagctgtggcaaagaagGTGTGCTTGTGTTCTGTgcagcgtagtgtcagagcatggaggcgctaccaggagacaggccagtaaatcgagagggagacgtggaggaggccgtaggagggcacaacccAGCAGGCGAGACAGACGTAACcgtccgcctttgtgcaaggaggagcactgccgaGGCCCTGccaaatgactccagcaggccacaaatggtgcatgtgtctgctcaaacggtcaaaacagactccatgagggtggtatagaGGGCcggacgtccacaggtggggttgtgcttacagcccaacacagagcgacgtttggcatttgccagagaccaAGAAATTGGCAAATTCACCactggccctgtgctcttcacagatgaaagcaggttcacactgagcacatgagcaaaTGTGAAGACGTGACAGAGTTTGGAGATGCCgtgggagaacgttctgctgcctgcaacatcctccagcatgaccggtttggcggtgggtcagtcatggtgtggggtggaatttctttgtggggccacacagccctccatgtgctccgccagagtagcctgactgccattaggtaccgagaatgagatcctcagaccccttgtgagacatatgctgacacatgcataTTTGTGGCCTGTTTGAGGTCATTTTGCagagctctggcagtgctctctgcgctcctccttgcacaaaggcggaggtagcggtcctgctgctgggttgttgccctcctacggcctcctccacgtctcctgatgtactggcctgtctcctggtagcgcctcatgtctggacactacgctgacagacacagcaaccctttttgccacagctcgcattgatgtgccatcctggatgagctgcactacctgagccacttgtgtgggttgtagactcgtctcatgctaccactagagtgaaagcaccgccagcattcaaaagtgaccaaaacatcagccaggaagcataggaactgagaagtggtctgtggtcacacctgcagaaccactcctttattgggggtgttctTGCTAATTGGCCTATAATTTCCATCTGTTTGTCTTATTCGCTTTGCCAGCAACagagcatgtgaaatttattgtcaatcagtgttgcttcctaagtggacagtttgatttcacagaagtgtgattgacttggagttaRattgtgttgtttaagtgttccctttatttttttgagcagtgtacaYGCTTTGATAAAAGATTAAACCACCTGCAAAACYTTCATGTTGTTCCAGATTAACGATGAGGAAGAGTCTATTCAAACATCTGGCCAAAAGAGGAATTCAGGTACAGAgcaaccatcatcattactattaTCATCATAATTGTTACTGCCATCACTTCCTAGCCCCTTCTGCTAACTTCTACTGCTTCAGTATGTCCTGGCCCGTRAGTAGGCTCAGCAGAGCTCCTGTTACATCCCTCTTTCCCTTATCCAGCCCTTTAAGAACTATAGACACTCTGAGTGTGTAGGGCAAGGAGCAAACATGGGAGTTCCAATCCAGCCTGATTTTAGTGGAATTTCTCTGTTATASTGATCTATAATGGGCTTTTGGATGATCAGTGGGCAATGGCCGGCCTCCCCCACCCCACGCGGCATCAGCAAAGAGACCTGCTCCAACTCTGTCATCGGTTAGACAGCCAAGATCATGGGTCGTAAAAAACGGAAAGGGTGCCTATAAACTTAGAAAGAACACATTCTACattgtcacctcactcaaaacATCATATTTTTGGGGCGGGCTAAAACTATGAtctggtcaaacagtaaagtgcattatcctaatgattcctgtaatgaaagtggCCTGTGCCCTCGCTGGGGCCTGCTGATGCAATGAGcgagccactctcctctccccccatgcGCTCGAGAGAAAAATGCTTTCTAAGCGTACAACAAGCTTCATCCCCTTGTCCCAGGAGgttctcagctttctgtaggtataattatttatttccctactctcaatattcagctcaatcacaactattttacaaccaagatatttTATATGGGTTTGAGATATGGAGCTCTTGGGTAGTAGACTATAACTGCAATGGGTAGTAGCCTACAAATGTGRTTTTTAGCACATAACATTTACTGTTGGAttaatacatggctactagcagtgggtattatatttagagttagaAATGTAATTAATGTGCTTTTTTAGTAGTTTCCACTTCTACGGGTGTTGAACCCTACATtaattagcctatgatattagtTACTGCACATTAAGATGTATGTAATTCTTCTCtatacaacaaaaataaatcaGTAAATCCTGGAGTCCTATTTTGAAAGTAAAATATAGCAACTATAGTTTAATTTTGAACCCCAAAATTcgtgacaatcactggattagcacataaaaatataatgaaaaatgcattcctgcttggacgTGAATACCTCAGTAGTCTATTTATTATACTTCTTAATAAAGTACTACAAATGACTTTATAAGATGATTACTCGTGATTTGGGTctgaccaaatcatgggctggtgccaccaactgtaaAAGTAAGTGGCACCAGTAGAAAATGATAGTCTGGAGGCCTGTAATAGAAATGAATAGGGTAGTTGTTGATTCAGGGGAACACATATGATAGGCACTCATTTGAAATATAGCTTAAggtctagattcaatcagatcaagagtTAACCAGCGATAGCTGCATtgctgatgttttggcggtgttggagctgtcaaatcggtgagcagctgctcttgattattgtcacaaagccacaccccTCCCACTCYcgttagaagttcagaacaagaaagtgtagtctatataaaaaataatgatgCTCATATTGAAAATCATtcaactaaataatgaggatttctatcagcctaatcgatGTGCAGATTAATATCTCAAACTCCAGTGTTCAAAATGATAAACAAGGCtacatgggatttctcttaatgcaaCTTCGTGCAGCctatggcaatgtccgctttaggtataatgccaggagctaCTTGTGGATTTGACATTTCTTACACAGTTCCACCGCCAAAACAACTGCTATGTGGGTGTTGGCTAAAGCAGAAGAAGCacagagtgacagcagagaagaTGCTGAGACAGATCGACAGCACACATGGAAGGCAAACAAAATAGCTAGAGCAGAGGCACAGTTAAAGTGTTAAGTTGTATCTCCAGTGGTGCTTTTacatattgtatttgttttaaaaatgAGCTGGTTAAAAAAGATGAGGACCACATCTCGCCAGCCACTGGTACAGAAATTGTTGAGAAATGCTGTACTTAACTGCCAATGTTATGTGTCAACACACTGCTTGT is a window of Salvelinus sp. IW2-2015 linkage group LG13, ASM291031v2, whole genome shotgun sequence DNA encoding:
- the LOC111971461 gene encoding lysophospholipase D GDPD3-like; this encodes MASFLYFILPALGGYTLTSLYLLKNPQILHKKKRAAFHCTHISHRGGSGERIESTMEAFTHAVEQGTGMLELDCHLTLDGHVVVSHDDNLLRQTGHDVTISSLNLEDLPLYKDRLEVTFNEGXYSTGTDRKFTLLEEVFRKFPNMPVNIEIKEDNSLLMEKASNMVKQYDREDLTVWATVDSTIMKKCRRTNSTMPYSFSMRRGLQLLLLYYSGLLPFVPLGESFLQFYLPRIINRTYIPEERLLKNRMVIYLIXKLTMRKSLFKHLAKRGIQVHLFVCNEDPDIQAAFEAGATGIMTDYPTLLTDYLHRHRSQD